A region from the Phycisphaerales bacterium genome encodes:
- a CDS encoding ABC transporter ATP-binding protein, with product MTDSAVSFGDGRAVAVRCAGVTKTYGTGNAAVRALRGIDLNVHRGELLMLVGPSGCGKTTLISVVAGVLDRDEGECEVLGSDLDRLGSGERSRFRARNIGFVFQSFNLIPTLSIAENVAVPLLIQGEARKQAVDRAREILSKVGLGERTNSPPTKLSGGQQQRVAIARALVHRPKLIVCDEPTSALDHVTGQKVMELLREVAAGEELSLVVVTHDQRIFEFADRIAEMDDGRIVTIRRGKGHSHSTDPKAHTAQNSHSSETTA from the coding sequence ATGACCGATTCGGCGGTTTCGTTCGGCGATGGACGGGCTGTGGCTGTGCGCTGCGCGGGGGTGACAAAGACGTATGGCACGGGGAACGCGGCGGTGCGGGCGCTGCGAGGGATCGATCTCAATGTGCATCGCGGCGAGTTGCTCATGCTCGTCGGGCCTTCGGGGTGCGGCAAGACGACGTTGATCTCGGTGGTGGCGGGCGTTCTTGATCGCGACGAGGGCGAGTGCGAGGTGTTGGGATCGGATCTGGATCGGCTGGGGTCTGGGGAGCGTTCTCGGTTTCGGGCGCGGAACATCGGGTTTGTGTTCCAGTCGTTCAATCTGATCCCGACGCTGTCGATCGCGGAGAATGTGGCCGTGCCTCTGCTCATCCAGGGCGAGGCGAGAAAGCAGGCCGTCGACCGGGCGAGAGAGATTCTGTCGAAGGTCGGTCTTGGGGAGCGGACGAACAGCCCTCCGACGAAACTGTCGGGGGGGCAGCAGCAGCGTGTGGCGATCGCGCGGGCGCTGGTGCATCGGCCGAAACTGATCGTGTGCGACGAGCCGACGAGCGCGCTCGACCACGTGACGGGGCAGAAGGTGATGGAACTGTTGCGTGAGGTCGCGGCGGGCGAGGAACTGTCGCTGGTGGTCGTCACCCACGACCAGCGCATTTTCGAGTTCGCGGACAGAATCGCGGAGATGGACGACGGCAGGATCGTGACGATCCGCCGCGGAAAGGGCCACTCGCACTCGACCGATCCCAAGGCGCACACGGCTCAGAACTCTCACTCATCGGAGACGACGGCATGA
- a CDS encoding biotin/lipoyl-binding protein, which yields MIRVYIVPVLAIVGMGLAAYTIVQGSKPVVPQPPVVQPPSAPFSTFVAASGIVESSTLNIDVGTPVGGVVGEVMVTVGQDVKKGEALFRIDARELEAERASREAALRVVEAQYRRLEASPRPEEVPPAEARVLEAEASLADAQEKLALRQAVTDPRAITADTLSEARFLVAGAEARLAQARADLALLKAGTWGVDLDVSRAQVESARAQLQSVVTDLGRRTIRALVDGRVLQVNIRPGEFAPAGVTSQALLVLGGVSTLHVRADVDENDAWRVREGSKAVAYVRGNASLSTALTFVRFEPLVVPKRSLTGESTERVDTRVLQIIFAFDPKSLPVFVGQQVDVYIESAPVSESSGTSGRTETPKST from the coding sequence ATGATCCGGGTCTACATCGTTCCAGTGCTGGCGATCGTGGGGATGGGGCTTGCGGCGTACACGATCGTGCAGGGTTCCAAGCCCGTGGTGCCCCAGCCGCCGGTGGTCCAGCCGCCCTCGGCACCGTTCTCGACATTCGTGGCGGCGTCGGGGATTGTGGAGTCGAGCACGCTGAACATCGATGTGGGGACGCCGGTGGGCGGGGTGGTGGGCGAGGTGATGGTGACTGTCGGTCAGGACGTGAAGAAGGGGGAGGCTCTCTTCCGGATCGATGCGAGGGAACTCGAGGCCGAACGCGCGTCACGCGAGGCGGCCTTGCGTGTCGTGGAGGCGCAGTATCGGCGTTTGGAAGCCTCGCCTCGACCGGAGGAGGTCCCGCCGGCGGAAGCGCGTGTTCTGGAGGCCGAGGCGTCCTTGGCGGACGCACAGGAGAAACTCGCGCTGCGACAGGCCGTGACGGATCCGCGGGCGATCACGGCGGACACGCTGAGCGAGGCGCGATTCCTGGTTGCTGGTGCTGAGGCGCGGCTGGCGCAGGCCCGGGCGGATTTGGCGCTCTTGAAGGCCGGGACATGGGGCGTGGATTTGGATGTGTCTCGGGCGCAGGTGGAATCGGCGCGTGCGCAACTGCAGTCGGTGGTCACCGATCTCGGGCGTCGGACGATCCGGGCCCTGGTGGATGGGCGCGTGCTTCAGGTCAACATCCGCCCTGGCGAGTTCGCGCCCGCGGGCGTGACGTCGCAGGCGCTCCTGGTGCTCGGCGGTGTCTCGACGCTGCACGTGCGGGCGGACGTGGACGAGAACGACGCGTGGCGTGTGCGCGAGGGTTCGAAGGCCGTGGCGTATGTCCGCGGGAACGCGAGTCTTTCGACGGCGTTGACGTTCGTGCGGTTCGAGCCGCTGGTGGTGCCCAAGAGGTCGTTAACTGGGGAGAGCACCGAGCGCGTGGACACGCGCGTGTTGCAGATCATCTTTGCGTTTGATCCGAAGTCGCTGCCGGTCTTTGTGGGACAGCAGGTCGATGTGTACATCGAGAGCGCCCCGGTCTCGGAGTCGTCGGGAACGTCCGGAAGAACGGAGACTCCAAAGAGCACGTGA
- a CDS encoding efflux transporter outer membrane subunit has protein sequence MHYATSISFRMIRVAGLSLGIGAIALIGGCKVGPTYSAPRAPTPAESWHGLEGTPGVASAPVAKAPSLDGYWESFGDETLTMLVDRAIAGSPSIKIALARVAEARAIRGVSKADLWPSVDAAASAERMRSSENVNNGAMFGSDETSQFSVGVDASWEIDLFGRVRHAIDAADAEMLASEADFRDVITILTAEVATRYIELRGLQHRQAVVERTIESQQQSVQIAQARLDAGLSSELDLAQARALLESRRAQLPPILAGQRRAMHRLSVLVGEEPGALYPELSTPGPIPAMPAEVAVGLPSDAIRNRPDIRRAERQVAAATARVGVSTADLYPRVSLSGAFALVSDSTKGLTDINSRSWSIGPAVRLPLFDRRRLYRAKDAADARTQQAIGAFESTVLNAYEEVENRLVDFVREQERVALLRSATESNRRAVELSNDVYKAGIRDFLNVLDSQRALYDSEDQLVQSEITMSTNLVALYKALGGGLPKVKNDSGASSGPSEDRAEK, from the coding sequence ATGCACTACGCAACCAGCATCTCGTTCCGCATGATCCGTGTCGCCGGCCTGTCTCTGGGCATTGGCGCGATCGCTCTGATTGGCGGCTGCAAGGTCGGGCCGACGTATTCCGCGCCTCGGGCGCCGACGCCGGCGGAGTCGTGGCATGGGCTTGAGGGAACGCCGGGCGTCGCGAGCGCGCCCGTGGCCAAGGCGCCGAGCCTCGATGGGTATTGGGAGTCGTTCGGCGATGAGACGCTGACGATGCTCGTTGACCGGGCGATCGCGGGGAGCCCGTCGATCAAGATCGCGCTGGCGCGTGTCGCCGAGGCGCGGGCGATCCGGGGCGTGAGCAAGGCGGATCTCTGGCCGAGCGTGGATGCGGCGGCGAGTGCCGAGCGGATGCGTTCGAGCGAGAATGTGAACAACGGCGCGATGTTCGGGTCCGATGAGACCTCGCAGTTTTCGGTGGGCGTGGACGCGTCGTGGGAGATCGATCTCTTCGGGCGGGTTCGGCACGCGATCGATGCCGCTGACGCGGAGATGCTTGCGAGCGAGGCGGACTTCCGTGACGTCATCACGATCCTGACTGCAGAGGTTGCGACGCGGTACATCGAGTTGCGCGGGCTGCAGCACCGGCAAGCGGTCGTGGAGCGGACGATCGAGAGCCAGCAGCAGTCGGTGCAGATCGCGCAGGCGCGGCTGGACGCGGGGCTTTCGAGCGAGTTGGATCTGGCGCAGGCTCGGGCGCTCCTGGAGTCGCGCCGGGCTCAGTTGCCGCCGATTCTCGCGGGGCAGCGGCGGGCGATGCATCGGTTGAGCGTGCTTGTGGGCGAGGAACCGGGCGCGCTGTATCCGGAACTCTCGACGCCGGGGCCGATTCCCGCGATGCCCGCGGAGGTCGCGGTGGGTCTGCCGAGCGACGCGATCCGCAATCGTCCGGACATTCGGCGTGCCGAGCGTCAGGTGGCGGCGGCGACGGCGCGCGTCGGGGTCTCGACGGCCGATCTGTATCCGCGAGTGAGCCTCTCGGGCGCGTTCGCGCTCGTGAGCGATTCGACCAAGGGCTTGACAGACATCAACAGCCGCTCGTGGAGCATCGGGCCGGCGGTGCGCCTGCCGCTCTTTGATCGGCGCCGGCTCTATCGGGCGAAGGACGCGGCCGACGCGCGCACGCAGCAGGCGATCGGGGCGTTCGAGTCCACCGTGCTCAACGCATACGAGGAGGTCGAGAACCGGCTCGTGGACTTCGTGCGTGAGCAGGAGCGGGTGGCGCTCTTGCGGAGCGCGACGGAGTCGAACCGGAGGGCCGTGGAACTCTCGAATGACGTGTACAAGGCGGGGATTCGTGATTTCCTGAACGTGCTGGATAGTCAGCGGGCGCTGTATGACAGCGAGGACCAGTTGGTGCAGAGCGAGATCACGATGTCGACGAATCTCGTGGCGTTGTACAAGGCGCTGGGGGGCGGCTTGCCGAAGGTGAAGAACGACTCGGGCGCCTCGAGCGGGCCGAGCGAGGATCGTGCGGAGAAGTAG